A part of Peromyscus maniculatus bairdii isolate BWxNUB_F1_BW_parent chromosome 10, HU_Pman_BW_mat_3.1, whole genome shotgun sequence genomic DNA contains:
- the Ythdc1 gene encoding YTH domain-containing protein 1 isoform X3 — protein sequence MAADSREEKEDCQDCSSWLFSDGELNVLDDILTEVPEQDDELYNPESEQDKNEKKGSKRKSERMESTDSKRQKPSIHSRQLISKPLSSSVSNNKRIVSTKGKSVTEYKNEEYQRSERNKRLDADRKIRLSSSSSREPYKTQPEKACLRKRDSERRAKSPTPDGSERIGLEVDRRASRSSQSSKEEVNSEEYGSDHETGSSGSSDDQGNNTENEEEGVEEDVEEDEEVDEDAEDDEEVDEDAEEEEEEDEEEEEEEEEEEEEYEQDERDQKEEGNDYDTRSEASDSGSESVSFTDGSVRSGSGTDGSDEKKKERKRARGISPIVFDRSGSSASESYADQTSKLKYVLQDARFFLIKSNNHENVSLAKAKGVWSTLPVNEKKLNLAFRSARSVILIFSVRESGKFQGFARLSSESHHGGSPIHWVLPAGMSAKMLGGVFKIDWICRRELPFTKSAHLTNPWNEHKPVKIGRDGQEIELECGTQLCLLFPPDESIDLYQLIHKMRHKRRMHSQPRSRGRPSRREPVRDVGRRRPEDYDIHNSRKKPRIDYPPEFHQRPGYLKDPRYQEVDSFTNLIPNRRFSGVRRDVFLNGSYNDYVREFHNMGPPPPWQGMPPYPGMEQPPHHPYYQHHAPPPQAHPPYSGHHPVPHEARYRDKRVHDYDMRVDDFLRRTQAVVSGRRSRPRERDRERERDRPRDNRRDRERDRGRDRERERERICDRDRDRGERGRYRR from the exons ATGGGGAGCTTAATGTTTTAGATGATATTTTGACTGAAGTACCAGAACAGGATGATGAACTGTATAATCCAGAGAGTGAACaggataaaaatgagaaaaaag gatcaaaaagaaaaagtgaacgAATGGAATCTACTGACAGCAAGCGACAGAAGCCTTCCATCCATTCACGGCAGTTGATTTCCAAGCCACTGAGCTCATCTGTTAGCAATAATAAAAGAATAGTTAGTACAAAAGGAAAGTCGGTTACAGAATATAAAAATGAGGAATATCAAAGATCTGAAAGGAACAAGCGTCTAGATGCTGATCGAAAAATTCGTCTCTCAAGtagttcttctagagaaccttaCAAGACTCAACCAGAAAAAGCTTGTCTACGGAAAAGGGATTCTGAAAGAAGGGCCAAGTCTCCTACACCAGATGGTTCTGAG AGAATTGGGCTTGAAGTTGATAGACGTGCAAGCAGATCCAGCCAATCCTCAAAGGAAGAAGTAAACTCTGAAGAATATGGCTCTGACCATGAGACGGGGAGCAGTGGTTCTTCTGATGATCAGGGCAACAATACTGAGAATGAGGAGGAAGGAGTGGAAGAAGATgtagaggaagatgaagaggtaGACGAAGATGCAGAAGATGATGAGGAAGTGGATGAagatgcagaggaggaggaagaggaggatgaagaggaagaagaggaagaggaggaagaagaggaagaatatgAACAGGACGAGAGAGAtcagaaggaagagggaaatgacTATGACACCCGGAGTGAAGCCAGTGATTCTGGTTCTGAGTCTGTTTCCTTCACAGATGGGTCTGTCCGATCTGGTTCAGGAACAGATGGATCAG atgagaaaaagaaggaaagaaagagagctcGAGGCATATCACCTATTGTTTTTGATAGAAGTGGCAGTTCTGCATCAGAGTCATATGCAG atcaAACCAGTAAACTCAAATATGTCCTTCAGGATGCAAGATTTTTCCTCATAAAGAGTAACAACCATGAGAATGTGTCTCTTGCCAAAGCTAAG GGTGTATGGTCCACATTACCTGTAAATGAGAAGAAATTAAATCTTGCATTCAGATCTGCAAGGAGTGTTATCTTAAtattttctgtcagagaaagtgGAAAATTTCAAG GTTTTGCCAGACTGTCTTCAGAATCACATCATGGTGGATCTCCTATACACTGGGTGCTTCCTGCAGGAATGAGTGCTAAAATGCTTGGAGGCGTCTTTAAAATTGACTGGATTTGCAG gcGTGAATTACCCTTCACTAAATCAGCTCATCTCACCAATCCTTGGAATGAACATAAGCCAGTCAAGATTGGGCGTGATGGAcag GAAATTGAACTTGAATGTGGAACCCAGCTTTGTCTTCTGTTTCCCCCTGATGAAAGTATTGACTTGTATCAGCTCATTCATAAAATGCGTCACAAGAGAAGAATGCATTCTCAGCCTCGATCAAGAGGACGTCCATCCCGTCGAGAACCAGTCCGGGATGTGGGAAG GCGTCGACCAGAAGATTATGATATTCATAACAGCAGAAAGAAACCAAGGATTGACTATCCCCCTGAGTTTCACCAGAGACCAG GGTATTTAAAGGATCCCCGATACCAGGAAGTTGACAG TTTCACAAATCTTATTCCCAACAGACGATTTTCAGGAGTTCGCCGAGATGTGTTTTTAAATGGG TCCTACAATGATTATGTGAGGGAATTTCATAACATGGGACCACCACCTCCTTGGCAAGGAATG CCTCCTTACCCGGGAATGGAACAGCCTCCACACCATCCTTACTACCAGCACCATGCTCCACCTCCTCAAGCCCACCCCCCTTACTCAGGACACCATCCTGTACCACATGAAGCCAGATACAGAGATAAACGAGTA cATGACTATGATATGAGGGTGGATGATTTCCTTCGCCGCACACAAGCTGTGGTCAGTGGTCGGAGAAGTAGACCCCGTGAGAGAGATCGGGAGCGAGAGCGAGACCGGCCTAGAGATaacagaagagacagagaacGAGACAGAGGTCGTGAtcgagaaagggagagagaaagaatatgtgaTCGGGACAGAGACCGAGGGGAGAGAGGTCGTTACCGAAGATAA
- the Ythdc1 gene encoding YTH domain-containing protein 1 isoform X5, with translation MAADSREEKEDCQDCSSWLFSDGELNVLDDILTEVPEQDDELYNPESEQDKNEKKGSKRKSERMESTDSKRQKPSIHSRQLISKPLSSSVSNNKRIVSTKGKSVTEYKNEEYQRSERNKRLDADRKIRLSSSSSREPYKTQPEKACLRKRDSERRAKSPTPDGSERIGLEVDRRASRSSQSSKEEVNSEEYGSDHETGSSGSSDDQGNNTENEEEGVEEDVEEDEEVDEDAEDDEEVDEDAEEEEEEDEEEEEEEEEEEEEYEQDERDQKEEGNDYDTRSEASDSGSESVSFTDGSVRSGSGTDGSDEKKKERKRARGISPIVFDRSGSSASESYADQTSKLKYVLQDARFFLIKSNNHENVSLAKAKGVWSTLPVNEKKLNLAFRSARSVILIFSVRESGKFQGFARLSSESHHGGSPIHWVLPAGMSAKMLGGVFKIDWICRRELPFTKSAHLTNPWNEHKPVKIGRDGQEIELECGTQLCLLFPPDESIDLYQLIHKMRHKRRMHSQPRSRGRPSRREPVRDVGRRRPEDYDIHNSRKKPRIDYPPEFHQRPGYLKDPRYQEVDRRFSGVRRDVFLNGSYNDYVREFHNMGPPPPWQGMPPYPGMEQPPHHPYYQHHAPPPQAHPPYSGHHPVPHEARYRDKRVHDYDMRVDDFLRRTQAVVSGRRSRPRERDRERERDRPRDNRRDRERDRGRDRERERERICDRDRDRGERGRYRR, from the exons ATGGGGAGCTTAATGTTTTAGATGATATTTTGACTGAAGTACCAGAACAGGATGATGAACTGTATAATCCAGAGAGTGAACaggataaaaatgagaaaaaag gatcaaaaagaaaaagtgaacgAATGGAATCTACTGACAGCAAGCGACAGAAGCCTTCCATCCATTCACGGCAGTTGATTTCCAAGCCACTGAGCTCATCTGTTAGCAATAATAAAAGAATAGTTAGTACAAAAGGAAAGTCGGTTACAGAATATAAAAATGAGGAATATCAAAGATCTGAAAGGAACAAGCGTCTAGATGCTGATCGAAAAATTCGTCTCTCAAGtagttcttctagagaaccttaCAAGACTCAACCAGAAAAAGCTTGTCTACGGAAAAGGGATTCTGAAAGAAGGGCCAAGTCTCCTACACCAGATGGTTCTGAG AGAATTGGGCTTGAAGTTGATAGACGTGCAAGCAGATCCAGCCAATCCTCAAAGGAAGAAGTAAACTCTGAAGAATATGGCTCTGACCATGAGACGGGGAGCAGTGGTTCTTCTGATGATCAGGGCAACAATACTGAGAATGAGGAGGAAGGAGTGGAAGAAGATgtagaggaagatgaagaggtaGACGAAGATGCAGAAGATGATGAGGAAGTGGATGAagatgcagaggaggaggaagaggaggatgaagaggaagaagaggaagaggaggaagaagaggaagaatatgAACAGGACGAGAGAGAtcagaaggaagagggaaatgacTATGACACCCGGAGTGAAGCCAGTGATTCTGGTTCTGAGTCTGTTTCCTTCACAGATGGGTCTGTCCGATCTGGTTCAGGAACAGATGGATCAG atgagaaaaagaaggaaagaaagagagctcGAGGCATATCACCTATTGTTTTTGATAGAAGTGGCAGTTCTGCATCAGAGTCATATGCAG atcaAACCAGTAAACTCAAATATGTCCTTCAGGATGCAAGATTTTTCCTCATAAAGAGTAACAACCATGAGAATGTGTCTCTTGCCAAAGCTAAG GGTGTATGGTCCACATTACCTGTAAATGAGAAGAAATTAAATCTTGCATTCAGATCTGCAAGGAGTGTTATCTTAAtattttctgtcagagaaagtgGAAAATTTCAAG GTTTTGCCAGACTGTCTTCAGAATCACATCATGGTGGATCTCCTATACACTGGGTGCTTCCTGCAGGAATGAGTGCTAAAATGCTTGGAGGCGTCTTTAAAATTGACTGGATTTGCAG gcGTGAATTACCCTTCACTAAATCAGCTCATCTCACCAATCCTTGGAATGAACATAAGCCAGTCAAGATTGGGCGTGATGGAcag GAAATTGAACTTGAATGTGGAACCCAGCTTTGTCTTCTGTTTCCCCCTGATGAAAGTATTGACTTGTATCAGCTCATTCATAAAATGCGTCACAAGAGAAGAATGCATTCTCAGCCTCGATCAAGAGGACGTCCATCCCGTCGAGAACCAGTCCGGGATGTGGGAAG GCGTCGACCAGAAGATTATGATATTCATAACAGCAGAAAGAAACCAAGGATTGACTATCCCCCTGAGTTTCACCAGAGACCAG GGTATTTAAAGGATCCCCGATACCAGGAAGTTGACAG ACGATTTTCAGGAGTTCGCCGAGATGTGTTTTTAAATGGG TCCTACAATGATTATGTGAGGGAATTTCATAACATGGGACCACCACCTCCTTGGCAAGGAATG CCTCCTTACCCGGGAATGGAACAGCCTCCACACCATCCTTACTACCAGCACCATGCTCCACCTCCTCAAGCCCACCCCCCTTACTCAGGACACCATCCTGTACCACATGAAGCCAGATACAGAGATAAACGAGTA cATGACTATGATATGAGGGTGGATGATTTCCTTCGCCGCACACAAGCTGTGGTCAGTGGTCGGAGAAGTAGACCCCGTGAGAGAGATCGGGAGCGAGAGCGAGACCGGCCTAGAGATaacagaagagacagagaacGAGACAGAGGTCGTGAtcgagaaagggagagagaaagaatatgtgaTCGGGACAGAGACCGAGGGGAGAGAGGTCGTTACCGAAGATAA